One Fictibacillus halophilus genomic window, GGCTTTTCCGGTAATTTAGGTGTGGAGTCATTTTTCAATGTACAGTCAAAGAGCATGACTAACGTGTGTGTTTGACCATATTTATTTTCGTTAAGATGAGGAGCATACTCATAAACAAAAGCTAATGGACCAACTTTCACATCAATACTAGCTTCTTCTCTCGCCTCCCGCTTTACAGCTTCAATCAAAGATTCATGAGGTTCCGCTCCACCAGCTGGGAGATCATAAAAAACTCCCCGATATGGATCATCAAACTCAGTTAATAAAATTTCATTATTTTGAATAATGAGCGCACCCACTCTTACTCGTATATGATAGGTCATATCTTTAATCCCCCGCTATCAAGTAAAATTCGTTAAAGCTTTGTCCCATACTCTTTCAACACTTACTAGATCCTCGTTATTGAATTCCAGTCTATATATATCAGGTTTTGTTGTGCTGTAAAGAAATTTTAAGTCAAATGAAGGATTGAAATAATTCATCATTAAAGTCATAACGGCACCATGAGTTCCGATCACCATATTTTTTTCTTGATACGTACGTAAGAGTTCCTTCAAAACTAGTACCGCCCTCTTTTGACAAGCAGCATTTGATTCAGCACCCTCAAGAGAGAAGCTGAAGTTTAAAAATGATTTTTTTAATAGAGGACCAAGGTCTTTATCATCTACTCTATTACCACTAGAAGAAAATACTCTTTCTCTCAGATCCTCCATAACCATTACTTCTTTCCCTGTATGTAGAGCTACCTG contains:
- a CDS encoding NUDIX domain-containing protein — translated: MTYHIRVRVGALIIQNNEILLTEFDDPYRGVFYDLPAGGAEPHESLIEAVKREAREEASIDVKVGPLAFVYEYAPHLNENKYGQTHTLVMLFDCTLKNDSTPKLPEKPDPNQTAVKWVPVSELENLELYANIGKQIKEYAIKKRNIDLLEEYKLPDQTFTRKFTETF
- a CDS encoding histidine phosphatase family protein, whose amino-acid sequence is MSTTVYMVRHGDSPKEGNERTRGLTEKGYQDAQRLAELLRDKEIDVVVSSPYLRSILTVEQVALHTGKEVMVMEDLRERVFSSSGNRVDDKDLGPLLKKSFLNFSFSLEGAESNAACQKRAVLVLKELLRTYQEKNMVIGTHGAVMTLMMNYFNPSFDLKFLYSTTKPDIYRLEFNNEDLVSVERVWDKALTNFT